From Camelina sativa cultivar DH55 chromosome 7, Cs, whole genome shotgun sequence, one genomic window encodes:
- the LOC104701297 gene encoding uncharacterized protein LOC104701297, translating into MGFIMEFAENLVLRLMENPENRDRKAREHIYEMHERCKKIKEMWALPIRPYGFWTFERHNAQLRWDPQISQVAGRRDPYDDLLQDNYTPPSSSSSD; encoded by the coding sequence atgggtttcATAATGGAATTTGCGGAGAATTTGGTGCTAAGGTTAATGGAGAATCCAGAGAATAGAGACAGGAAAGCAAGGGAACACATATATGAGATGCATGAGAGGTGCAAGAAGATTAAGGAGATGTGGGCGTTACCTATTCGTCCTTATGGATTCTGGACGTTTGAGCGTCACAATGCTCAGCTTCGTTGGGATCCTCAGATCAGTCAGGTTGCTGGTCGAAGGGATCCTTATGATGATCTCCTTCAGGACAACTACACTCCtccttcttcgtcgtcttcagACTAA